One window from the genome of Nicotiana sylvestris chromosome 9, ASM39365v2, whole genome shotgun sequence encodes:
- the LOC138878280 gene encoding uncharacterized protein, which yields MSGRQTAEASSDVVTGILTVQSHDVYALIDPGSTFSYVTPFIAMGFRIEPDQLHEPFLVSTPVGESVTTARVYRGCVVTVWGRNTAADLIELGMVDFDVIMVMDWLYSCFAKLDCRTGTIRLEFPNEPVIEWKGDNVVTRGRFISYLKAAKMIKKGCIYHLVRVTDTNAEALSLESVPVVNEFPDVFLDELPGIPPDREIDFGIDVIPSMQPIIPPYKMAPA from the coding sequence atgagtggtcgccagaCTGCAGAGGCTTcttcagatgttgttacaggtattctgactgtccaatctcatgatgtgtatgcacttattgaccctggttccaccttctcctatgttaccccttttatTGCTATGGGATTCAGGATAGAGCCGGATCAGCTTCATGAGCCCTTTTTGGTATCTACCCCAGTTGGTGAGTCTGTTACAACTGCTCGGGTTTATAGGGGATGTGTTGTTACAGTATGGGGTAGGAATACCGCGGCCGATCTTATTGAGTTAgggatggtcgactttgatgtaataatggtaatggattggctttattcatgctttgccaaacttgattgtcggactggaaccattaggcttgaatttcctaatgagcccgtTATTGAATGGAAGGGGGATAACGTAGTGACTAGAGGtcggtttatttcctaccttaaggccgcgaagatgatcaagaaggggtgtatctatcatctAGTTCGGGTCACGGACACCAATGCCGAGGCGCTTAGCCTTGAGTCTGtaccagttgtgaatgaatttccggATGTCTTTCTAGATGAACTCCCTGGGATTCCACCggatagggagattgattttgggatcgatgtgataCCAAGCATGCAACCTATAATTCCACCTTACAAAATGGCACCGGCAtaa